CGGTATTAACGATCCCTATCCACAGAAACATAAATTTCTACACGACGGTTATATGCACGACCTTCAGGAGTATCGTTTGACTCGATTGGCTCGAATTCGGCACGACCTTCAGCATAAAAACGTTTGGGATCCAAGCCAAAATCGATCAAATAACGGACGATTGTCGAAGCTCTTCCGGTAGAAAGTTCCCAATTGCTCGGGAACCTCTGAGCCAGTGCCGAACCTGGAATAATCGCACCTCTATCGGTATGTCCGATCACTTCTAATCGACTGTTTATTGGGCTGTCGAGAAGCGCAAATGCAACCTTCCGCAAAATTTCGACACCTTCTTCATAATCGATTTGAGCTGAAGCAGGCCGAAAGAAAAAATCACTCGCCAGCGTAATTTTATAACCTTTAGTGGTTTCATCGATTCTGACTTTTGTCGATTTAATTTCTGGTTTCAAGAGATCAGAAATTTTTTGTATTTCTTTCGCAAGACCT
Above is a genomic segment from Brevinema andersonii containing:
- a CDS encoding OmpA family protein, with protein sequence MAEGEKKCPKCVPGSPAWMNTYGDMVTLLLTFFVALMGIQAPPGQQIQLILSAFDGSLNKLEGGSTLTPGVLVEMGSTVESLPSNTYGKGLAKEIQKISDLLKPEIKSTKVRIDETTKGYKITLASDFFFRPASAQIDYEEGVEILRKVAFALLDSPINSRLEVIGHTDRGAIIPGSALAQRFPSNWELSTGRASTIVRYLIDFGLDPKRFYAEGRAEFEPIESNDTPEGRAYNRRVEIYVSVDRDR